The Fibrobacter sp. UWT2 sequence CGAGTTCGTCACCCGTAAACTTGCCCACCCAGCCAGAGCTCTTGGAAGCCCAAAGGTTGAAGCGCAAGGACTGATCTTCGGTCAAGAACGCAACCTGGTCAGCATCGGCATGTGTACCGCGAGTGATACCGATTGAGTCACGGCGAACTTCGACGCTGTCGATTTCCCAAGCAACGTAATCCGGAGTCCAGATGATTGCATAAAGGTGGAAGCCTTCGGTGGCATCGAAACCATATTCGTGAATTGCTTCAGAAGAAGTGTTCTTCTTGATAGATTCATCACCTTCGCGGGTAATGATGTTGGACTGCCAAGAAGTACCGCCCTTACCGAGCACTTCGATATCAATTTCGTTCCAAACATACGAGCCATTCCTATAGGAATCATCGTAGTAAAGGAACATGGAGCTCACGGAACCCGGAATCGAAACCATCTTCATGCAAGCTTCGAAACGGCCATACTTGAACTGGTCCTTACCGGAAAGTTCTGCACCGTAGTAGTTATACTTACCAGTGGCGCTCACTTCGTTCGGAACAGCCGGAACCGTAAGGTTCGTACGAGCAATAGCGCTACAACCGCTACCTGCCGGCGGAGTCACAGGATCCGGAGTCACCACCGGGTCGGTGGAGGGATCGGTCTGAGTCGGATCAGTTACAGTCGGGTCCGTCACGGTCGGATCAGTAACGGCGGGATCGGTTGTTGCAGGATCCGTAGCCGGGTCCGTCGGAGTCTGAGCAGGATCAGTTGCCGGGTCAGTCTGCTGAGCAGGATCTACAACGACAGGCTGGTTCTGGTCAGCCGGTGCGGCCGGGCTGCTGCTATCATCGTTACAAGCGGCAAACAGGCCAAGAGCGATAATCGGGAGAAGGAATTTCGTTTTCATAAACTACCTCGTTTCTTTGAACATAAATATACCCCCTTTTAAAGGCAACAGGTAGTGCCCGGAACACAAATCAAACATAACTGTACTAATTGTACTTACCGATATATTTCTACATTTACAATATGCTCGGACGAATCAATAAATTAGAGACCTTTGGCTCTGTAGACGGCCCCGGAGTGCGGTTTGTCGTATTCACGCAAGGCTGCCCCATGCGTTGCCAATTCTGCCACAACCCTGAAACCTGGGACTTCGGCGCACAAAGCGCCAACGGAG is a genomic window containing:
- a CDS encoding family 16 glycosylhydrolase produces the protein MKTKFLLPIIALGLFAACNDDSSSPAAPADQNQPVVVDPAQQTDPATDPAQTPTDPATDPATTDPAVTDPTVTDPTVTDPTQTDPSTDPVVTPDPVTPPAGSGCSAIARTNLTVPAVPNEVSATGKYNYYGAELSGKDQFKYGRFEACMKMVSIPGSVSSMFLYYDDSYRNGSYVWNEIDIEVLGKGGTSWQSNIITREGDESIKKNTSSEAIHEYGFDATEGFHLYAIIWTPDYVAWEIDSVEVRRDSIGITRGTHADADQVAFLTEDQSLRFNLWASKSSGWVGKFTGDELANGPQVQWIDYVRVYSYDEATKGFTQLWQDDFDGDDFDREHWGAGNWEMEKVSLSTENVVVEGGYCKMLMTREPE